In Lolium perenne isolate Kyuss_39 chromosome 5, Kyuss_2.0, whole genome shotgun sequence, the sequence ACCAACCAGGAGGAGATAGTGGAATTTTGTCGGAAAGAAGGTTTAGTTTTACTTGCCGACGAGGTTTGTCCTTTCTGAATGGCATATCCAGTTCGTTCTGCAAGTTGCATTTGTTGCAAGTTCAGCTATTGCTAATGATGAGTTTTGGTTAATTATCTATATATGTTTGCAGGTATATCAAGATAACATATATGTGGACCATAAGAAGTTCAATTCTTTCAAGAAAGTTGCCAGATCCCTTGGGTACAACGCGAATGACATCTCTATAGTGTCATACCATTCGGTTTCAATGGGTAAATCTCCGTACATCAAAAACACGGTTCACGTTCTCGACAAAATAAGCCTCAGGGATATTGGTAGAAGAACACTGGTTATTCTCTCATCACTTGAACTCTTGCAGGGTACTCTGGAGAATGTGGCAGAAGGGGAGGCTACATGGAGATATGCGGTTTTGGAGAAGATGTGGTTGGTGCGATTTGCAAGGTGGCCTCTGTGACTCTTTGCCCCAACATAGGTGGCCAAATTCTTACCAGCCTAGTTATGGATACACCTAAGGTTTGTCCTGCCCTTCCCATGTTCACCGAAATTTATTTTACTTAATGTATGTTTTGTATCCTGAAATTACTATTGTACAAGCAGCATCATGAAAAAAGGGCATGTGATTTTACCAAGTTTATCTTGATATTTTCAGATAGGGGATGATTGTTTTGAGAGATTTTTGGCCGAGAAGGAAAACATTCAGTCATCTATGGTCAATCGTGCCAAGGTATCCTCCATTCCTCCTACGTGCAGTTTGGTGTCACAGCCACGCcgtctttcttcttcctccatcggaATTAGGATGAAACTGAAGAAAAACCAGCTTTGCATGCCCTGAAACATTGTAGTTTCGCTCTTTGTCTTTGTTGCAGACCTTGGAGGAGGCGTTCAACAGCTTGGAAGGCGTGACCTGCAACAAGATAGAGGGCGCAATCTACCTCTTCCCCAGGATCCACCTACCTGCGGCAGCGATCAAAGCTGCCAAGACCGAGGGCGTCTCCCCTGACATTTTCTACGCGTGCCGCCTCCTCGACGACGCCGGGATCGCCGTCGTCCCTGGCTCTGGGTTCCACCAGGTTAGACTCTGACATCAGTAAAACAAAATCAATGTGGGGGAAAGATTGCATATCACATTGTAAACTGTGGTGTCCTGAATTTGGCATTGATCTTCTTGCAAATGCCCGTGACGCGACAAGATCTCTGGACGCAACATCGCCACCGGGACATGGCACATCCGGTGCACGATCCTCCCCGGCGAGGACAAGATCAACGAGATGATCCCACGCCTCAAGTCCTTCCATGAGGCCTTCATGAACGAGTTCCGTGACCGGAGCTGATATGGGTCGGATCTGCAGCTGCGCCACGCATGAACCACTGGCCGGCCTGAACTCTGACGGCGCTGTGCTCTTGGCTCCCTGTAAATTAAGCCTGTGTTGTGCTACTAGTAAAACTTCTGCAACTGACAGGCACTCACCTTTTCAACTAATAAAAGCGATTAGCTGAAGATTTCTTGAAATGCCCGTAGCACGACGGCACGCCTTGTATCAACTGGTTTCGCTTATCCTTGAGTCCTTGACATGTCTTCTCTCTTGCATTGCCGTCTCCGAGCTGTCCTCAGTCCACCGCCGCCTCTGTTTGACTTGCGCTCACGAGGACGAAGCTTGTTTCAGTTGCACGACGGCACGGCTTGTATCAACTGGTTTCGCTTATCGCATGGATCGCATGCAACTCGATCGATGAGAAACAGTTTACAGAAGATGTTAAGGTCCACCGGAAGCTGCCCCCTGCTGGTACTCGCGCTGGCGGCGAGCCACCTGCTGCTCGCTGCTGTGGACGGCGCTGGCTGCGCGCCGAGCTGCACGCTCCGGCCGACCCGGAGCCACTCGTGCGAGGACTCCTGCAAGGCGGAG encodes:
- the LOC127298141 gene encoding alanine aminotransferase 2, yielding MSYNKTASITAETINPRVKTFNYEPCGDIATLAERLQEELKKNPGSRPFEEIIYCNLGNPQALGQQPITFFREVLSLCDNPTLLERDETRMLFSACAIKRARKIIEAMPGRDSGPYTASQGIKSLRESVADGIAGRDGYPSRPEDIFLTDGASSAINLTLQMLIRSEEDGILCPLPEYPLYSASIILHGGTMIPYNLSEDGDWGLEIFEVKRCLEEARISGLTVRAMVVINPGNPTGQVMSVTNQEEIVEFCRKEGLVLLADEVYQDNIYVDHKKFNSFKKVARSLGYNANDISIVSYHSVSMGYSGECGRRGGYMEICGFGEDVVGAICKVASVTLCPNIGGQILTSLVMDTPKIGDDCFERFLAEKENIQSSMVNRAKTLEEAFNSLEGVTCNKIEGAIYLFPRIHLPAAAIKAAKTEGVSPDIFYACRLLDDAGIAVVPGSGFHQISGRNIATGTWHIRCTILPGEDKINEMIPRLKSFHEAFMNEFRDRS